From a single Lewinella sp. LCG006 genomic region:
- a CDS encoding ATP-binding protein, with product MDIHLLKKALHGFSEEQQNKVVAYIETLGKVVKTAEKPEGWQPDLRLQAVLDCLPENALGVDREFRISAINGLAQKKILKELGLTFKLGDNCIEVMRPYREDLAVLWQEMMESALKGETVIEEYYSKKGGKDSDYNSQLVVAPHRLETGEIIGCITAIRDTTELSEQRQAAKERELIYKTIVDHARAGIDILDITHFDGKNPATATLFIRNKNMETYLQSKDKLMATSEEVAPLFTADQQNNETSETVFERMVFDLSTRKESQEIFRIKASGGKYFDIDALQWVIEINGRLLLIRFFRDFTEALHKEKLINKQLEKLNEQNEVLQRYIESNMQLENFAYIASHDLQAPIRSIVSFSNLLQKRAQNLSDSERDFLSFIISSAKNMQALIGDLLSFSRANTEKIKLKTFKFSTLSEELVEELRELIKEKKGRLSWDIRCDVIAADYIKLKQILMNLIGNSLKFQNKDNQPEVLVSLKEQEHHWEFLVKDNGIGIAKEFQEKIFLIFKRLHTQEQFAGTGIGLALCKRLVEQHEGEIWLESELGKGTSFSFTIKKGFA from the coding sequence ATGGATATTCACCTTTTGAAGAAGGCCTTGCATGGGTTTTCGGAAGAACAGCAAAATAAGGTGGTTGCATATATTGAAACTTTAGGAAAAGTAGTAAAAACTGCTGAAAAACCTGAGGGATGGCAGCCTGATCTCCGATTACAGGCGGTATTGGATTGCCTGCCAGAAAATGCGTTAGGTGTTGATCGAGAATTTAGAATATCGGCGATCAATGGGCTGGCTCAAAAAAAAATATTGAAAGAGCTGGGTTTGACCTTTAAATTGGGTGATAACTGTATTGAGGTGATGAGACCTTATCGAGAAGACCTTGCCGTTTTATGGCAAGAGATGATGGAATCTGCCTTAAAGGGAGAAACGGTCATTGAGGAATATTACTCAAAAAAAGGGGGAAAAGACAGTGATTACAATAGCCAATTGGTAGTTGCTCCTCACCGGCTGGAAACGGGAGAAATAATAGGTTGCATTACAGCTATTCGAGATACCACCGAACTTTCCGAGCAGCGACAAGCGGCAAAGGAACGTGAGCTTATCTACAAAACGATTGTTGATCATGCTCGGGCTGGAATAGATATCCTGGATATTACACATTTCGATGGGAAGAATCCGGCAACAGCCACCTTGTTTATTCGAAATAAAAATATGGAAACTTATCTTCAATCCAAGGATAAGTTGATGGCAACAAGTGAAGAAGTAGCTCCTTTGTTTACCGCAGATCAGCAAAATAACGAAACCTCGGAAACTGTCTTTGAGCGGATGGTCTTTGATTTATCTACTAGGAAAGAAAGCCAAGAGATCTTTAGAATAAAAGCATCCGGAGGCAAATATTTTGATATTGATGCCTTGCAGTGGGTCATTGAAATCAATGGGCGGTTGTTATTGATTCGCTTCTTTCGTGATTTTACAGAAGCACTACATAAAGAAAAACTGATCAATAAGCAGCTTGAAAAGCTTAACGAACAGAACGAAGTGTTGCAGCGCTACATTGAAAGTAATATGCAGTTGGAAAATTTTGCTTACATCGCTTCTCACGACTTGCAAGCACCCATCAGGTCCATCGTAAGTTTTTCTAATTTACTCCAAAAGCGAGCTCAAAACCTTAGTGATAGTGAACGGGATTTTTTGTCCTTTATCATTTCTAGTGCTAAAAATATGCAGGCACTAATAGGAGACCTCTTGAGCTTTTCTCGTGCCAATACGGAAAAGATAAAATTGAAAACCTTTAAATTTAGCACCTTAAGCGAAGAATTGGTCGAAGAACTAAGAGAACTTATTAAGGAAAAAAAGGGCCGACTTTCCTGGGACATTAGATGCGATGTAATCGCTGCAGACTATATCAAGTTGAAACAAATTTTAATGAACTTGATCGGTAATAGTCTGAAGTTTCAAAATAAGGATAATCAACCAGAGGTATTGGTGAGCTTGAAAGAACAAGAACATCACTGGGAGTTTTTGGTAAAAGATAATGGGATAGGTATAGCTAAAGAGTTTCAAGAAAAGATTTTTTTAATTTTCAAGCGCTTGCATACCCAAGAACAGTTTGCAGGAACAGGCATTGGACTTGCTTTGTGTAAGCGGTTGGTAGAGCAGCACGAAGGTGAAATTTGGCTGGAGTCAGAATTAGGTAAGGGAACCTCGTTTTCTTTTACGATCAAGAAAGGTTTCGCTTGA